Proteins found in one Oryza glaberrima chromosome 4, OglaRS2, whole genome shotgun sequence genomic segment:
- the LOC127770574 gene encoding large ribosomal RNA subunit accumulation protein YCED homolog 2, chloroplastic, whose product MARACSPALRLQLPPNPPITPQLPSCRTHSAGARCRGFAAAHSQPPAAGRPDEPAAEPSPKQPEIAQTQNLRRSRRRGPGSRQSLVSVGTSCGGGDQWSSDFDLTLRQLHLDDLIEDGQNDDADVLVHLLVQQHTQFGMSIKGRVVTSFSKICDSCSSPYCAKIDEQFNLTVLSSTRKEQSEMPDIGDSDPSVIYVRPGVEVDLDSVIQETIRLTASAKSSCSEACEKSTVVWQYGGNQKKRYSQRWSKLLDLKKTLDKAAN is encoded by the exons ATGGCGAGAGCCTGCAGCCCCGCGTTGAGGCTGCAGCTGCCGCCGAACCCGCCGATCACGCCGCAGCTCCCGAGCTGCAGGACTCACTCCGCCGGCGCCAGGTGCAgaggcttcgccgccgcccactcgcAGCCGCCTGCAGCCGGGCGCCCGGACGAGCCTGCCGCGGAGCCGTCACCGAAGCAACCGGAGATCGCGCAGACGCAG AACCTCAGGAGGAGCCGCAGGAGGGGGCCGGGGTCGCGGCAGAGCCTCGTGTCCGTCGGGACGTCGTGCGGCGGAGGGGATCAGTGGAGCAGCGACTTCGACCTGACGCTGCGGCAGCTGCACCTAGACGACCTCATCGAAGACGGCCAgaacgacgacgccgacgtccTGGTGCACCTCCTAGTTCAGCAG CATACTCAGTTTGGAATGTCAATCAAAGGCCGAGTGGTCACGTCCTTCAGCAAAATATGCGATTCCTGCTCCTCGCCGTACTGCGCAAAG ATTGATGAGCAGTTCAACCTCACGGTGCTGTCCTCAACCAGGAAAGAACAGAGTGAGATGCCTGATATTGGAGACAGCGATCCATCT GTTATCTACGTGAGACCAGGTGTAGAGGTTGATCTTGACTCCGTGATCCAAGAGACGATACGGCTAACGGCATCTGCCAAG AGTTCATGCTCAGAGGCATGCGAAAAATCTACTGTCGTATGGCAAT ATGGTGGTAACCAGAAGAAGCGTTACAGCCAACGGTGGTCGAAACTTCTGGACCTGAAGAAAACTCTGGATAAGGCGGCTAACTGA
- the LOC127770572 gene encoding probable metal-nicotianamine transporter YSL11, which yields MASAAANNSSSAAYDAAETGGLLRRRNTTAAARGNAGEEEAEAVAPSVEQAFADKPVPSWREQLTVRAFVVGFLLSIMFNIIVMKLSLTTGVIPSLNVSASLLGFFLVRLWTAAIERVGFLKQPFTRQENTVIQTCVVSAYGVAFSGGFGSYLFGMSETIAKQATEANDPMNIKNPHLGWIIGFMFLVSFVGLFALVPMRKVMIVDYKLTYPSGTATAYLINGFHTPEGADLAKKQVRTLGKYFSISFLWAFFQWFYTAGDNCGFSSFPTFGLEAFKNRFYFDFSPTYVGVGMICPYIVNVSLLIGGIISWGIMWPLISKKKGSWYPETLPESSLLGLQAYKVFITIAVILGDGLYNFVKVFGYTIKGFIVMYKNKNSNTLPISDNGTPANATEEESFDDKRRNELFLKDQIPKTVAIGGYVVLAVITSGCLPLIIPQLKWYYILIAYIFAPIMAFCNAYGSGLTDWSLATTYGKLAIFVFGAWAGASHGGVLVGLAACGVMMNIVGTASDLMQDFKTGYMTLASPRSMFVSQVIGTAMGCVIAPCVFWLFYKSFDIGASDGAYPAPYTIMYRNMAILGVNGLSSLPKYCLTLCYIAFVAAFIINLIKDLVPERVAKYIPIPMAAAIPFYLGPYFAIDMFMGSVILYFWEWRNKDEAQSFGPAVASGLMCGDGLWALPQAVLSLVNVNPPLCMKFLSRAANAKVDTFLGN from the exons AtggcgtcggccgccgccaACAACAGTAGCTCGGCCGCCTACGACGCGGCGGAGAcaggcggcctcctccgccgccgcaacaccaccgccgccgcccgcggcaatgcgggggaggaggaggcggaggcggtggcgccgtcCGTGGAGCAGGCGTTCGCGGACAAGCCCGTGCCGTCGTGGAGGGAGCAGCTGACGGTGCGCGCCTTCGTGGTCGGGTTCCTCCTCTCCATCATGTTCAACATCATCGTCATGAAGCTGTCCCTCACCACCGGCGTCATCCCCTCACTCAACGTCTCCGCCAGCCTCCTCGGCTTCTTCCTCGTCCGCCTCTGGACGGCGGCCATCGAGAGGGTGGGCTTCCTCAAGCAGCCCTTCACCCGCCAGGAGAACACCGTCATCCAGACCTGCGTCGTCTCCGCCTACGGCGTCGCCTTCAGCG GTGGGTTTGGCAGTTACTTGTTTGGTATGAGCGAGACCATAGCTAAGCAAGCAACAGAGGCTAATGATCCGATGAATATCAAGAATCCTCACCTTGGATGGATCATCGGGTTCATGTTCCTCGTCAGTTTTGTTGGGCTATTTGCACTGGTGCCCATGCGAAAG GTGATGATTGTGGACTATAAACTGACCTACCCAAGTGGCACTGCAACTGCTTACCTTATTAACGGATTCCACACACCTGAGGGTGCTGATCTTGCAAA GAAACAAGTCCGGACATTAGGCAAGTACTTTTCGATTAGCTTCCTCTGGGCTTTCTTCCAGTGGTTCTACACTGCTGGGGACAACTGCGGGTTTAGCTCCTTCCCGACATTTGGCCTTGAGGCTTTTAAGAACAG GTTCTATTTTGATTTCTCACCTACCTATGTTGGTGTTGGAATGATCTGCCCCTATATCGTGAATGTGTCTCTTCTCATTGGTGGCATCATCTCATGGGGCATAATGTGGCCACTCATAAGCAAGAAGAAAGGAAGTTGGTACCCCGAGACACTTCCAGAAAGTAGTCTACTTGGACTGCAGGCTTACAAG GTGTTCATAACCATAGCAGTAATTCTTGGGGATGGCCTTTACAACTTTGTGAAGGTCTTCGGCTACACAATCAAAGGCTTCATAGTTATGTATAAGAACAAAAACTCAAACACACTTCCTATCTCCGACAATGGCACTCCTGCCAACGCCACTGAAGAGGAGTCATTTGATGACAAGCGTCGCAATGAACTATTCCTGAAGGATCAAATTCCCAAGACAGTTGCAATTGGGGGCTATGTTGTTCTTGCAGTTATAACGAGTGGTTGCCTCCCTCTCATTATCCCACAGCTCAAGTGGTACTATATATtgattgcatatatatttgCACCTATAATGGCCTTCTGCAATGCCTATGGAAGTGGCCTGACAGATTGGTCCCTCGCCACCACCTACGGTAAGCTTGCAATATTTGTGTTTGGTGCGTGGGCAGGCGCTTCGCATGGTGGTGTGCTTGTAGGACTGGCTGCCTGTGGTGTCATGATGAACATTGTGGGAACAGCTTCTGATCTTATGCAAGACTTCAAGACTGGATATATGACTTTAGCCTCGCCAAGATCCATGTTTGTCAGCCAGGTGATAGGTACTGCCATGGGGTGTGTTATTGCACCCTGCGTCTTCTGGCTGTTCTACAAATCCTTTGATATCGGTGCAAGTGATGGTGCTTACCCAGCACCTTACACCATTATGTACCGTAACATGGCGATTCTGGGTGTCAATGGATTATCCTCATTGCCAAAGTACTGCCTTACACTATGCTACATAGCCTTTGTTGCTGCCTTCATCATCAATCTGATAAAAGACCTGGTACCAGAGAGAGTGGCAAAGTACATCCCGATCCCCATGGCAGCTGCAATTCCTTTCTACCTTGGACCATACTTCGCCATTGATATGTTCATGGGCAGCGTAATTCTCTATTTCTGGGAATGGAGGAACAAAGATGAAGCGCAGTCGTTCGGTCCAGCAGTTGCGTCGGGCTTGATGTGCGGTGATGGGCTATGGGCCCTACCTCAGGCTGTTCTTTCTCTTGTCAACGTGAATCCTCCGCTTTGCATGAAGTTCTTATCAAGGGCTGCCAATGCCAAAGTGGATACATTCCTCGGTAACTAA
- the LOC127769382 gene encoding probable metal-nicotianamine transporter YSL12, protein MASHANASGGGGGDEEMVEASTLRHRHGAGKDANGVGAERQLAAAAAEGEEEGPSSVERAFVDRAVPSWREQLTVRAFVVSFFLSIMFSIIVMKLNLTTGIIPSLNVSAGLLGFFFVRLWTAAIERVGLLRQPFTRQENTVIQTCVVAAYGIAFSGGFGTYLFGMSETIAKQATEANNAQNVKNPHIGWMIGFLFLVSFIGLLALVPLRKIMIVDYKLTYPSGTATAYLINGFHTPEGAKLAKKQVKELGKFFLFSFVWGFFQWFYTAGDGCGFQSFPTLGLQAYKNRFYFDFSPTYVGVGMICPHIVNVSVLLGGILSWGIMWPLIRNKKGSWYAASLSETSLHGLQGYRVFISIALILGDGLYNFVKVLIRTTAGFVVMMKKNSTLPVSNNGSPVVATEAVSFDDERRTELFLKDQIPKTVAFGGYVAVAAVSIGTLPQIFPQLKWYYILVAYVFAPVLAFCNAYGAGLTDWSLASTYGKLAIFIFGAWAGASNGGVLVGLAACGVMMSIVSTASDLMQDFKTGYLTLASPRSMFVSQVIGTAMGCVIAPCVFWLFYKAFADIGVSGTEYPAPYAIVYRNMAILGVDGFSSLPKHCLTLCYIFFAAAIAINLARDLAPSKVARFIPLPMAMAIPFYIGSYFAIDMFIGTVILFVWEMVNKAKAEAFAPAVASGLICGDGIWTLPQSILALAKVKPPICMKFLSRSVNAQVDGFLGN, encoded by the exons ATGGCGTCGCACGCGAacgcctccggcggcggcggcggcgacgaggagatgGTGGAGGCGAGCACGCTCCGCCACCGGCACGGCGCCGGCAAGGATGCCAACGGCGTCGGAGCTGAGcggcagctggcggcggcggcggcggaaggggaggaggaggggccgtCGTCGGTGGAGCGCGCGTTCGTGGACAGGGCGGTGCCGTCGTGGCGGGAGCAGCTGACGGTGCGCGCGTTCGTGGTGAGCTTCTTCCTCTCCATCATGTTCAGCATCATCGTGATGAAGCTGAACCTCACCACCGGGATCATCCCGTCGCTCAACGTctccgccggcctcctcggctTCTTCTTCGTCCGCCTGTGGACGGCGGCCATCGAGCGGGTGGGGCTCCTCCGGCAGCCGTTCACGCGCCAGGAGAACACGGTCATCCAGAcctgcgtcgtcgccgcctacGGCATCGCCTTCAGCG GTGGGTTTGGCACATACTTGTTTGGTATGAGTGAAACAATTGCTAAGCAAGCAACAGAGGCTAATAATGCTCAGAATGTCAAGAACCCTCACATCGGGTGGATGATTGGATTCCTCTTCCTCGTCAGTTTTATTGGGCTACTTGCTCTTGTGCCTCTGAGAAAA attatgaTTGTCGACTACAAACTGACCTATCCAAGTGGCACGGCAACAGCTTATCTTATCAATGGCTTCCACACCCCAGAGGGTGCAAAGCTTGCTAA GAAGCAAGTAAAGGAACTGGGGAAATTCTTTTTGTTCAGCTTCGTTTGGGGCTTCTTTCAGTGGTTCTACACTGCCGGAGATGGTTGTGGATTCCAGAGCTTCCCTACATTAGGCCTTCAAGCCTATAAAAACAG GTTTTACTTTGATTTCTCCCCTACCTATGTTGGAGTAGGGATGATTTGCCCCCACATTGTGAACGTATCTGTTCTATTGGGAGGCATCCTCTCATGGGGAATCATGTGGCCCCTGATAAGAAACAAGAAAGGGAGTTGGTATGCTGCCTCTCTCTCAGAAACTAGTCTTCATGGACTGCAAGGCTACAGG GTGTTCATATCGATTGCCTTGATTCTTGGAGACGGCCTGTACAACTTCGTGAAGGTGCTCATCCGCACAACCGCTGGCTTCGTcgtgatgatgaagaagaacaGCACGCTTCCGGTCTCCAACAATGGCAGCCCGGTGGTGGCCACTGAAGCCGTCTCCTTCGACGACGAGCGCCGCACCGAGCTCTTCCTCAAGGACCAGATCCCCAAGACGGTCGCGTTCGGGGggtacgtcgccgtcgccgccgtatCGATCGGCACGCTCCCGCAGATCTTCCCGCAGCTCAAGTGGTACTACATCCTGGTCGCCTACGTCTTCGCGCCCGTGCTGGCCTTCTGCAACGCCTACGGCGCCGGGCTGACGGACTGGTCGCTCGCGTCCACGTACGGCAAGCTCGCCATCTTCATCTTCGGCGCGTGGGCCGGCGCGTCGAACGGCGGCGTGCTGGTCGGGCTCGCCGCCTGCGGGGTGATGATGAGCATCGTGTCGACGGCGTCCGACCTGATGCAGGACTTCAAGACGGGGTACCTGACGCTGGCGTCGCCGAGGTCCATGTTCGTCAGCCAGGTGATCGGCACGGCGATGGGGTGCGTCATCGCGCCGTGCGTCTTCTGGCTCTTCTACAAGGCCTTCGCCGACATCGGCGTGAGCGGCACCGAGTACCCGGCGCCGTACGCCATCGTGTACCGGAACATGGCCATCCTCGGCGTCGACGGCTTCTCCTCGCTGCCCAAGCACTGCCTCACGCTGTGCTACATCTTCTTCGCCGCGGCGATCGCCATCAACCTGGCAAGGGACCTGGCGCCGAGCAAGGTGGCGAGGTTCATCCCGCTgcccatggcgatggcgatccCGTTCTACATCGGCTCCTACTTCGCCATCGACATGTTCATCGGCACCGTCATCCTCTTCGTGTGGGAGATGGTGAACAAGGCCAAGGCGGAAGCGTTCGCGCCGGCGGTCGCCTCCGGCTTGATCTGCGGCGACGGCATCTGGACATTGCCGCAGTCCATCCTTGCCCTCGCCAAGGTGAAGCCGCCGATCTGCATGAAGTTTCTGTCGCGATCGGTGAATGCGCAAGTGGATGGTTTCCTGGGTAACTAG
- the LOC127770573 gene encoding UDP-glycosyltransferase 82A1-like, with amino-acid sequence MGAEAIQQQPAVLLVPFPAQGHVTPMLNLARALAAHGVAATVAVPDFIHRRIAGAAAGGGRARDNQAVGGGVELASIPSGIPHLPAGESGGGRHADDQPGFGAIVHAMEHHMPEQLERMLLSTAGRGRVACLVVDVLASWAVPVAERCGVPAAGFWPAMLASYRAVAAIPELLRKGVISESGTPAVSSNQLDDKDGREEEQVVRGLGILPAQLELSTKELPWLVGDSATQRSRFAFWLQTLRRARGFRSVLVNSFPGEAVTGTAAAEDDDGPQRQAACPRVLPVGPLLVLAGCNVERAKCAGDDGCVAATNINNHPQPCSKNPSMWQADSTCIRWLDAQPAASVVYVSFGSWVGPIGHDKIRELALGLEATGRPFLWAIKDDPSWRAGLPAGYAGSVAGRGKLVDWAPQDDVLGHAAVGCYLTHCGWNSTVEAIQHGVRMLCCPVSGDQFINCAYITRVWEVGLKLGSVRRDVVRDCIERIMGGAEGTRLQEKMDALRQRAVTAEARCLAQGNLRSFVNEIKRDHPLLTQIYNIL; translated from the exons ATGGGAGCCGAGGCTATCCAGCAGCAGCCGGCGGTGCTTCTCGTGCCGTTCCCCGCGCAGGGTCACGTCACGCCCATGCTTAACCTGgcgcgcgccctcgccgcgcacGGCGTCGCGGCCACGGTCGCCGTGCCGGACTTCATCCACCGCcgcatcgccggcgccgccgccggcggcggccgcgcgaggGATAATcaggccgtcggcggcggcgtggagctcgCCTCCATTCCGAGCGGCATCCCCCACCTCCCGGCCGGCGAaagcggtggcggccggcacGCCGACGACCAGCCGGGCTTCGGCGCCATCGTGCACGCCATGGAGCACCACATGCCCGAGCAGCTGGAGCGGATGCTGCTATCGACGGCGGGCCGGGGCCGCGTCGCGTGCCTCGTCGTCGACGTGCTGGCCTCGTGGGCCGTCCCCGTGGCGGAGCGGTGCGGCGTGCCGGCGGCCGGGTTCTGGCCGGCCATGCTCGCCAGctaccgcgccgtcgccgccatcccggAGCTCCTCCGCAAGGGCGTCATCTCAGAGTCCG GTACTCCCGCTGTCTCGTCGAATCAGCTCGACGACAAGGATGgtcgggaggaggagcaggtggTTCGAGGCCTTGGCATCCTCCCGGCGCAGCTCGAGCTGAGCACCAAGGAGCTCCCATGGCTCGTGGGCGACTCGGCTACCCAGCGATCGAGGTTCGCCTTCTGGCTCCAAACGCTGCGCCGCGCCAGGGGCTTCCGCTCTGTCCTCGTCAACTCCTTCCCCGGCGAGGCCGTCACCggcactgccgccgccgaggacgacgacgggccGCAGCGGCAGGCCGCCTGCCCTCGCGTTCTTCCCGTCGGGCCGCTGCTTGTGCTCGCCGGATGCAACGTAGAGCGCGCGAAatgcgccggcgacgacggctgcgTCGCGGCAACGAATATTAACAACCACCCGCAGCCGTGCAGCAAGAACCCCAGCATGTGGCAGGCGGACTCGACGTGCATCCGCTGGCTGGACGCGCAGCCCGCGGCGTCGGTGGTGTACGTCTCCTTCGGCAGCTGGGTGGGGCCGATCGGCCACGACAAGATCCGCGAGCTCGCGCTCGGGCTCGAGGCCACCGGCCGCCCCTTCCTGTGGGCGATCAAGGACGACCCGTCGTGGcgcgccggcctccccgccggCTACGCAGGGagcgtcgccggccgcggcaAGCTGGTGGACTGGGCGCCGCAGGACGACGTGCTCGGGCACGCGGCCGTCGGGTGCTACCTCACGCACTGCGGCTGGAACTCCACCGTGGAGGCCATCCAGCACGGCGTCCGCATGCTGTGCTGCCCTGTCTCCGGCGACCAGTTCATCAACTGCGCGTACATCACCAGGGTCTGGGAGGTCGGGCTCAAGCTCGGCAGCGTGCGCCGCGACGTCGTACGTGACTGCATCGAGAGGATCATGGGAGGCGCGGAAGGGACGCGCCTGCAGGAGAAGATGGACGCGCTGAGGCAGAGAGCCGTGACGGCCGAGGCCAGGTGCTTGGCGCAGGGGAACCTCAGGTCTTTCGTCAACGAAATCAAGAGAGACCACCCGTTGTTGACGCAGATTTACAACATATTGTAG